From one Rosa rugosa chromosome 4, drRosRugo1.1, whole genome shotgun sequence genomic stretch:
- the LOC133744000 gene encoding mitochondrial uncoupling protein 3-like yields the protein MKPSQEHGRQHAPTKILLTSISAMVAETTTFPIDLTKTRLQLHGESRSLGSTRPTNAFRVASEIVRREGPLGLYKGLSPAILRHLFYTPVRIVGYEHLRNSLKTDGGSLSLGAKALYGGLSGVIAQLVASPADLVKVRMQADGRFVSQGFQPRYSGCFDALNKIARAEGVGGLWKGVFPNVQRAFLVNMGELACYDHAKLFVINNQISEDNIYAHTLASIMSGLSATALSCPADVVKTRMMNQSEIKEGKIMYSSSYDCLVKTVKVEGLRALWKGFFPTWARLGPWQFVFWVSYEKFRQIAGFSSF from the exons ATGAAACCGAGCCAAGAGCACGGGCGTCAACACGCCCCCACAAAGATCTTACTGACCTCGATCTCAGCAATGGTGGCCGAAACGACGACGTTTCCAATCGACCTCACGAAGACGAGGCTCCAACTCCACGGCGAGTCCCGGTCTCTGGGCTCGACCCGGCCCACCAACGCGTTCCGGGTGGCCTCGGAAATCGTGCGCCGGGAAGGCCCTCTGGGACTGTACAAGGGTTTGTCTCCGGCGATTCTCAGGCACCTTTTTTACACGCCTGTTCGTATCGTCGGCTACGAGCACCTCAGAAACTCTTTGAAAACCGATGGTGGGTCCCTCTCTCTCGGGGCTAAAGCCCTCTACGGCGGACTCTCCGGCGTCATTGCTCAG TTGGTGGCAAGCCCGGCAGATCTTGTAAAGGTGAGGATGCAAGCAGATGGTCGTTTTGTGAGCCAAGGCTTTCAACCTAGGTACTCGGGGTGTTTCGATGCTTTAAACAAGATCGCCCGAGCAGAAGGTGTTGGAGGACTTTGGAAAGGGGTTTTCCCTAACGTTCAAAGAGCTTTCTTAGTAAACATGGGAGAATTAGCTTGTTACGATCATGCAAAACTTTTTGTTATCAATAATCAGATTTCTGAGGATAATATATATGCCCACACATTAGCATCAATCATGTCGGGCCTTTCGGCAACTGCTTTGAGCTGTCCAGCAGACGTGGTAAAGACGAGAATGATGAATCAGTCAGAAATTAAGGAAGGGAAGATTATGTACAGCAGTTCTTATGATTGTCTTGTGAAGACAGTCAAAGTTGAAGGTCTGAGAGCTCTGTGGAAAGGGTTCTTTCCTACATGGGCACGGCTTGGGCCTTGGCAATTTGTTTTCTGGGTCTCGTACGAGAAGTTTCGACAAATTGCAGGGTTTTCTTCCTTCTGA